The proteins below come from a single Halothiobacillus neapolitanus c2 genomic window:
- the ruvB gene encoding Holliday junction branch migration DNA helicase RuvB yields the protein MTDRVITAESVTEDEAIERALRPKRLVDYVGQPAVVEQMEIFIPAARQRGEALDHVLIFGPPGLGKTTLANIIAHEMGVGLKQTSGPVLERPGDLAALLTNLEPNDVLFIDEIHRLSAVVEEILYPAMEDHQIDIMIGEGPAARSIKLDLPPFTLVGATTRAGMLTGPLRDRFGIIQRLEFYSVADLTRIVSRSAQLMGVSIDAGGAQEIAARARGTPRIANRLLRRVRDFAEVRGNGTVDQPMANAALDLLQVDARGFDQQDRRLLEALIHKFDGGPVGLDNIAAAIGEARDTIEDVLEPFLIQQGFLVRTARGRMATRQTYAHFGFRPPSAFESQQGTLLPEEEPQ from the coding sequence CGGTGGTCGAACAGATGGAAATATTCATCCCGGCGGCGCGGCAACGGGGCGAAGCGTTGGATCATGTGCTCATTTTCGGTCCGCCGGGGCTTGGAAAAACCACACTCGCCAATATCATTGCCCACGAGATGGGCGTGGGTCTCAAACAAACATCGGGGCCGGTGCTTGAGCGTCCGGGTGACTTGGCGGCGCTACTGACCAATCTCGAACCGAATGATGTGTTGTTCATCGATGAGATTCACCGGCTTTCGGCCGTGGTGGAAGAAATTCTCTACCCGGCGATGGAAGACCATCAAATCGACATCATGATCGGCGAAGGACCTGCTGCGCGTTCGATCAAGCTCGATTTGCCGCCGTTTACCCTTGTTGGCGCCACAACTCGTGCGGGGATGCTGACCGGCCCGCTGCGAGATCGGTTCGGCATTATTCAGCGTCTGGAATTTTATTCAGTGGCGGATTTAACCCGCATTGTTAGTCGATCCGCCCAACTGATGGGCGTCTCGATTGATGCTGGCGGTGCGCAAGAAATTGCAGCTCGGGCGCGAGGCACGCCGCGAATTGCGAACCGCCTTTTGCGCCGCGTTCGCGATTTTGCTGAAGTCCGGGGCAATGGCACGGTTGATCAGCCGATGGCGAACGCGGCACTAGATTTGTTGCAGGTGGATGCGCGCGGGTTTGATCAGCAGGATCGACGTCTGCTCGAAGCCTTGATTCACAAGTTCGATGGCGGCCCGGTCGGTCTGGATAACATTGCCGCCGCCATCGGTGAGGCGCGCGATACGATTGAAGACGTGCTGGAACCGTTCCTCATTCAGCAAGGTTTTCTGGTGCGCACGGCACGAGGGCGGATGGCAACGCGCCAGACTTATGCCCACTTCGGTTTCCGTCCGCCCAGTGCGTTCGAGTCGCAGCAAGGCACATTGCTGCCTGAGGAGGAACCGCAGTGA
- the ybgF gene encoding tol-pal system protein YbgF — translation MNRLKIKRNAKKITVLAVFGMVMTQPTWAQTPPGWLNWSDKSDAAPAATTQAPETDAQSATPQPLSSQPLGTGETGVNTASGQTVIIQNLLDSVSRLQEQVRDLRGQNEVQENQIQRLQKAQQSAFSSFDDRLSKLEQTGGSTLAPSAPVPPSVPATKEPAASVPTAPAPASSASAAPAASPAPATSQDAAATAKQQALYNAAFAQLKDGQYDQAITGFQAAIDADPQGQWTPSALFWQGETYYVEQKRDKSEAAYQKILTQFPNSDRVPDALLKTGYIAYDANKNKQARDIFQQVISKYPQSQAANLAKQRLARMDAEKR, via the coding sequence ATGAATCGTTTGAAAATAAAACGTAACGCAAAAAAAATCACTGTGTTAGCCGTATTTGGTATGGTCATGACACAGCCCACTTGGGCGCAGACACCACCCGGTTGGCTAAATTGGAGTGATAAATCAGACGCAGCGCCAGCGGCCACTACGCAAGCACCCGAAACGGATGCGCAGTCAGCAACACCGCAGCCACTTTCATCGCAGCCACTGGGTACAGGTGAAACGGGTGTAAATACGGCTTCTGGGCAGACGGTTATTATTCAAAATCTGCTGGATAGTGTGTCGCGGTTGCAAGAACAGGTCCGGGATCTTCGCGGTCAAAACGAGGTGCAGGAAAATCAGATCCAGCGGCTGCAAAAAGCGCAACAGTCCGCATTCAGTTCCTTTGATGATCGTCTGTCAAAACTTGAACAAACGGGTGGTAGTACTTTAGCGCCGTCTGCACCGGTTCCCCCAAGCGTTCCGGCAACTAAGGAACCTGCCGCTTCAGTGCCGACAGCGCCTGCGCCAGCATCCTCCGCTTCTGCAGCGCCCGCCGCATCGCCTGCGCCTGCAACCAGTCAAGATGCAGCAGCCACTGCAAAGCAGCAGGCACTGTATAACGCAGCGTTCGCTCAGTTAAAGGATGGGCAGTACGATCAGGCAATCACCGGATTTCAGGCCGCTATCGATGCTGATCCGCAGGGTCAATGGACGCCAAGCGCACTGTTCTGGCAGGGCGAGACTTATTACGTAGAGCAAAAGCGGGATAAGTCTGAAGCGGCATATCAGAAAATATTGACCCAATTCCCGAATAGCGACCGAGTGCCAGATGCTCTGCTTAAAACGGGCTACATCGCCTACGACGCAAACAAAAACAAACAAGCTCGGGATATTTTCCAGCAGGTGATCAGCAAATATCCTCAAAGTCAGGCGGCCAATCTGGCAAAACAGCGGTTAGCGCGCATGGATGCTGAAAAAAGATGA
- the ybgC gene encoding tol-pal system-associated acyl-CoA thioesterase — protein sequence MTTTDIFYWPVRVYYEDTDAAGVVYYANYLKFFERARTEWLRARGFEQDMMREEHGVVFVVSRLQVDYQRPAKFNDALRVSCEMRKCGAASMSFHQVAERTSDQIPLSQATVQIVCVDADSFKPTPIPNAMRSYFL from the coding sequence GTGACCACGACCGATATTTTCTATTGGCCGGTTCGCGTGTACTACGAAGACACCGACGCCGCGGGTGTGGTTTACTATGCCAATTATCTGAAGTTTTTCGAGCGCGCACGCACGGAATGGTTGCGCGCGCGCGGTTTCGAGCAAGATATGATGCGTGAAGAACACGGTGTCGTTTTCGTCGTGTCCCGGCTGCAGGTAGACTATCAGCGTCCGGCAAAATTCAACGACGCATTGCGTGTCAGTTGTGAGATGCGAAAATGCGGTGCCGCCTCGATGAGTTTCCATCAAGTGGCCGAACGAACTTCCGATCAGATACCCTTGTCACAGGCGACGGTGCAGATCGTGTGCGTCGATGCCGACAGTTTCAAACCAACCCCAATCCCTAACGCCATGCGGAGCTATTTTTTGTGA
- the tolQ gene encoding protein TolQ — MSTEPSVMHLVLGASLPVQLVLLILLLASVASWALIFHKSSLLRRARAQAKRFEESFWSGGSLNDFYDRISRDPRPREGQEAIFEAGFREFKRLRQIEGRSSSELLEGVERAMRVTLHRQIDKFEEGLSVLATIGSVSPYVGLFGTVWGIMSAFMNLGNAQNATLATVAPPIAEALIATAMGLFAAIPAVVAYNRYSTQIDELFGRYDRFTDEFLGLLQRQIGGQ, encoded by the coding sequence GTGAGTACAGAACCTTCGGTAATGCACCTTGTTTTGGGCGCGAGCTTACCCGTGCAACTCGTGCTTTTGATCCTGCTTTTGGCCTCTGTGGCGTCTTGGGCGTTGATTTTTCATAAGTCTTCATTATTGCGTCGCGCCCGCGCGCAGGCCAAGCGGTTCGAGGAAAGTTTCTGGAGTGGTGGCAGCCTGAACGATTTTTACGATCGAATCAGTCGCGATCCACGCCCGCGCGAAGGTCAGGAAGCCATTTTTGAAGCAGGCTTTCGCGAATTCAAGCGTCTGCGTCAGATAGAAGGCCGCAGTTCATCCGAGTTGCTTGAAGGTGTCGAGCGCGCCATGCGGGTGACTTTGCATCGACAAATCGATAAGTTCGAGGAAGGCTTGTCCGTTCTGGCAACCATCGGCTCGGTCAGTCCGTATGTCGGTCTATTCGGGACTGTTTGGGGCATCATGAGCGCGTTCATGAACCTTGGTAATGCGCAAAATGCGACGCTTGCGACGGTTGCGCCGCCGATTGCCGAGGCATTGATCGCCACCGCGATGGGCCTGTTCGCGGCCATCCCCGCTGTAGTGGCCTATAACCGTTATTCGACGCAAATCGATGAGCTGTTCGGCCGTTACGATCGATTCACCGATGAGTTCCTCGGCTTGCTCCAGCGCCAGATTGGGGGGCAGTAA
- the queC gene encoding 7-cyano-7-deazaguanine synthase QueC: MSLDTENTQPKAVVLLSGGLDSATVAAIAKSDGYQVHAVSFDYGQRHKVELKAAYRVALQLGIQHHKMISINLNDVGGSALTDSALAVPDYDAQSAEHIPITYVPARNLTFLSLALGWAEILGARRIYIGVNAVDYSGYPDCRPEFIKQFEVTANLATAAGLTGEPFKIIAPLQTLTKAEIIQWGTRFGVDYAQTISCYNPDEQGRACGRCDACHYRKQGFMDAGIPDVTIYAPE; this comes from the coding sequence ATGAGCCTGGACACTGAAAACACACAACCGAAGGCGGTCGTGCTCTTATCCGGTGGACTCGACTCGGCAACCGTGGCTGCCATTGCGAAAAGTGATGGCTACCAAGTGCATGCTGTCAGTTTTGATTACGGCCAGCGTCACAAGGTAGAGTTGAAAGCCGCATATCGTGTTGCTCTTCAGTTAGGTATTCAGCATCACAAGATGATCAGTATCAACCTGAATGATGTTGGTGGTTCTGCCCTGACCGATAGCGCACTGGCTGTACCAGACTACGATGCGCAGTCCGCTGAACACATACCGATTACCTACGTGCCGGCAAGAAATCTTACTTTCCTTTCGTTAGCATTGGGCTGGGCGGAGATACTGGGGGCACGCCGCATATATATTGGTGTCAACGCAGTGGACTACTCTGGTTATCCCGATTGCCGCCCCGAATTCATCAAGCAGTTCGAAGTAACAGCCAATCTGGCTACCGCGGCCGGACTCACGGGCGAGCCCTTCAAGATCATCGCGCCGTTGCAAACACTGACCAAGGCCGAGATTATTCAATGGGGCACTCGGTTCGGTGTCGACTATGCGCAGACAATCTCCTGCTATAACCCAGATGAACAGGGAAGAGCGTGTGGGCGTTGCGATGCCTGTCATTATAGAAAACAAGGTTTTATGGACGCAGGAATTCCTGATGTCACAATTTATGCCCCTGAATGA
- the tolR gene encoding protein TolR, whose protein sequence is MDRRGRRTRRVVAEINVVPYIDVMLVLLVIFMVTAPMLQQGVEVTPPSAASKALPQSDDVPIVITVDKTGQYAVSGQDAPSGQVPLDTIQAYVLAARKLNPKIPVLVKGDKDASYQFVMGAMVAMQKAGVDKVGLVTDQPRSNSNSPSGGK, encoded by the coding sequence ATGGATCGTCGTGGGCGTCGAACCCGCCGTGTGGTTGCCGAAATCAATGTCGTGCCCTACATCGACGTGATGTTGGTGTTGCTGGTGATTTTTATGGTTACAGCCCCCATGCTGCAACAAGGTGTTGAAGTGACGCCGCCAAGTGCGGCTTCCAAAGCGTTGCCGCAATCGGATGATGTGCCGATCGTGATAACGGTTGATAAAACAGGGCAGTACGCAGTCTCCGGTCAGGATGCGCCATCAGGGCAGGTTCCGCTTGACACGATTCAGGCTTACGTTCTGGCGGCGCGAAAACTCAATCCAAAGATTCCCGTGCTGGTCAAAGGTGATAAAGACGCCAGTTACCAGTTTGTTATGGGGGCGATGGTGGCCATGCAGAAGGCTGGTGTGGACAAAGTTGGGCTTGTCACCGATCAGCCGCGCAGCAATTCAAACTCGCCAAGCGGAGGCAAGTAA
- the tolA gene encoding cell envelope integrity protein TolA has translation MFRWFTRMPLSILLAIALHLLIILSVLIAWKFNAFSAASQSSSTSNEPVIQAQSVSQAAIDQQVNRLKQADQQREKSLKQQQTEAQQAAAARRAEQARLQQLEAMREAKQKAAAAQEQQLKALQDEQKKAQESVQAQKQALAKMQEEAAKAAAEKQAAQAAAAKERATAAAAKQAAAEAAAQAEQAKKQAAAEKAAAEKAAKEQAAKEKAAKAAADKAAKEKAANLAAQKAAQARKAALQQQLQDELSASQAQGILAAYAAAIQQKVTAQWFKPPGWQPDWTCDVRISQAKDGTVLNVKILQCDGDQLFQRSVQQAVERASPLPLPSDMSLFQSTINFKFRANTQ, from the coding sequence ATGTTCCGCTGGTTTACACGTATGCCGTTGTCCATCCTGTTGGCGATTGCGCTTCATTTGTTGATCATCTTGTCTGTGCTGATTGCCTGGAAATTCAATGCTTTTTCAGCGGCCTCGCAGTCGTCAAGCACTTCGAATGAGCCGGTCATTCAGGCGCAATCCGTCTCGCAAGCCGCAATTGATCAGCAGGTCAATCGGCTTAAGCAGGCTGATCAACAGCGGGAAAAGTCGCTCAAGCAGCAGCAAACAGAGGCCCAGCAGGCCGCTGCCGCTCGTCGAGCGGAGCAGGCTCGTCTGCAACAGTTAGAAGCGATGCGCGAAGCCAAGCAGAAGGCGGCTGCCGCACAAGAGCAACAGTTGAAAGCCCTTCAGGATGAACAGAAAAAGGCTCAGGAATCCGTGCAGGCGCAAAAGCAGGCGCTAGCAAAGATGCAGGAAGAAGCCGCCAAGGCAGCCGCTGAAAAACAAGCGGCTCAAGCGGCTGCTGCCAAAGAACGGGCCACTGCGGCTGCGGCCAAGCAGGCAGCGGCTGAAGCAGCGGCGCAGGCGGAACAAGCTAAGAAACAAGCAGCGGCTGAAAAAGCCGCAGCCGAAAAGGCGGCCAAGGAGCAGGCGGCCAAAGAGAAAGCCGCGAAGGCCGCTGCCGACAAGGCTGCAAAAGAAAAAGCGGCCAATTTGGCTGCCCAGAAGGCGGCTCAAGCGCGCAAAGCGGCCTTGCAACAGCAGCTCCAGGATGAGTTGAGTGCAAGCCAGGCTCAGGGAATTCTGGCAGCCTACGCCGCCGCCATTCAGCAAAAGGTGACCGCTCAGTGGTTCAAGCCGCCGGGCTGGCAGCCTGACTGGACATGCGATGTTCGAATTTCGCAGGCCAAAGATGGTACGGTGCTCAATGTCAAAATATTGCAGTGCGACGGTGACCAATTGTTCCAGCGATCTGTTCAGCAGGCCGTTGAGCGCGCGTCGCCTTTGCCTCTGCCTTCGGATATGTCGTTGTTTCAATCGACGATCAATTTCAAGTTCAGGGCGAACACACAATAG
- the queE gene encoding 7-carboxy-7-deazaguanine synthase QueE, with protein MISALDDIAIQEKAPLQLRITEIFRSLQGESESAGWPTVFVRLTGCPLRCVYCDTAYAFTGGERLSLLSILDQVAAYHTQDVCVTGGEPLAQPACLPLLTSLCDAGHLVSLETSGALSIEGVDPRVRVVMDLKTPSSGEAEKNRFENIDLLKTSDEIKFVIGSAEDFKWAVQHVRQFQMDKRFNVLISPVFGQVTPLALADWILESGLRLRFQQQLHKLIWGNEPGH; from the coding sequence ATGATCTCAGCCTTGGACGACATCGCCATACAAGAGAAGGCTCCACTGCAGTTGCGGATTACGGAGATATTCCGCTCATTGCAGGGAGAATCTGAAAGTGCAGGCTGGCCGACAGTGTTCGTGCGGCTTACCGGGTGCCCGCTACGGTGCGTTTATTGTGATACGGCTTATGCTTTCACCGGCGGTGAGCGACTGAGTTTGTTGTCCATCCTCGACCAAGTTGCCGCATACCATACTCAGGATGTCTGCGTAACAGGTGGCGAGCCGTTGGCTCAACCAGCCTGCCTGCCTTTGTTGACGTCGCTCTGTGATGCTGGGCATTTGGTCAGCCTGGAAACAAGTGGTGCACTTTCCATCGAAGGGGTTGATCCGCGGGTACGCGTGGTGATGGATCTGAAAACGCCGAGTTCGGGTGAAGCTGAAAAGAATCGATTTGAGAATATTGATCTGCTCAAAACCAGTGACGAAATCAAATTTGTCATTGGCAGTGCAGAAGACTTCAAGTGGGCAGTCCAGCATGTGCGCCAATTTCAGATGGATAAACGATTTAATGTTCTTATATCGCCCGTATTTGGCCAGGTAACGCCGCTGGCGCTGGCTGATTGGATACTGGAAAGCGGCTTGCGTCTGCGTTTTCAGCAACAGTTGCACAAATTGATATGGGGAAATGAGCCTGGACACTGA
- the tolB gene encoding Tol-Pal system beta propeller repeat protein TolB, producing MKARIQRWGLWILSGLLFLAPAVSQAELNIVISGGQESGVPIAVVPFSTTTNTDFASIIDADLARSGQFAPLTTDQMPSQPSAPEQVQFDQWRTGKAQYLVVGKVVQQGGNYQATFYLLNVTNGQQMTGRVISAPVSAARSIAHRIADIIFKQITGVRGAFDTKIAYVTETDGPGKKRRYTLEVADSDGANPQTVLSSNFPLMSPTWSPDGSKLAYVSFEGRRSGIWVQDLRTGQRYQLTKFPGINGAPSWSPKGNKIAITLSKYHSPNIYVVDLDTRNLTQVTNDGSINTEACWLPDNQTLVFTSDRSGSPQLFEKTVGTSSAQRLTFGLSYAAGGAISPDGKTLALLAGGNGGFRVAVQSLSGGGSDLRYISNGGSEERPSFAPNGSMLIYASQVGGSSVLKVSPVSGGESQTLRFARGKVRDPAWGPFQGDE from the coding sequence ATGAAAGCGCGCATTCAACGCTGGGGTTTATGGATTCTGAGCGGATTGCTGTTCCTCGCGCCGGCGGTAAGCCAGGCCGAACTGAATATTGTGATCAGTGGTGGACAGGAAAGCGGTGTTCCCATTGCCGTGGTTCCGTTTTCTACAACCACAAACACGGACTTTGCTTCGATCATTGATGCCGATCTGGCGCGTTCGGGGCAGTTTGCGCCATTAACCACAGATCAGATGCCGAGTCAGCCGTCTGCACCGGAGCAAGTCCAGTTCGATCAATGGCGTACGGGCAAGGCGCAATATCTGGTCGTCGGCAAGGTGGTTCAGCAGGGCGGTAATTATCAGGCAACTTTTTATTTGTTGAACGTTACCAACGGCCAACAAATGACCGGGCGGGTGATCTCAGCACCGGTTTCCGCCGCACGCAGCATTGCACACCGAATTGCTGACATCATCTTCAAACAAATCACCGGCGTGCGCGGTGCATTTGATACGAAGATCGCCTACGTGACCGAAACAGACGGTCCGGGCAAAAAACGGCGCTATACCTTGGAAGTGGCTGATTCGGATGGTGCCAATCCACAGACGGTTTTGAGTTCCAACTTTCCACTGATGTCGCCGACCTGGTCGCCAGATGGAAGTAAACTCGCCTATGTATCCTTCGAAGGACGTCGCTCAGGTATCTGGGTTCAGGACTTGCGCACAGGCCAGCGTTATCAACTAACAAAATTTCCGGGCATCAATGGGGCGCCAAGTTGGTCGCCAAAGGGCAATAAGATTGCTATCACACTGTCCAAATATCACAGCCCGAATATTTATGTGGTCGATCTGGATACGCGAAATCTGACACAAGTCACCAATGATGGCTCGATCAATACGGAAGCCTGCTGGTTGCCGGACAACCAGACCTTGGTATTCACTTCGGATCGTTCCGGTTCGCCACAATTATTTGAAAAGACGGTGGGCACTTCTTCTGCTCAGCGTCTGACGTTCGGTTTGTCGTATGCGGCAGGTGGTGCAATTTCTCCTGATGGTAAAACACTGGCCCTGTTGGCGGGTGGCAATGGCGGTTTCCGTGTTGCCGTTCAGTCTTTGTCGGGGGGGGGTAGTGATTTGCGCTACATCAGTAACGGCGGTTCAGAGGAGCGGCCGAGTTTCGCGCCTAACGGATCGATGCTGATCTACGCATCACAGGTAGGCGGAAGCTCGGTGTTGAAAGTCAGCCCTGTTTCGGGTGGTGAGAGCCAGACCTTGCGCTTTGCCCGCGGCAAGGTGCGTGACCCAGCCTGGGGACCATTTCAAGGCGATGAATAG